The Bos indicus x Bos taurus breed Angus x Brahman F1 hybrid chromosome 3, Bos_hybrid_MaternalHap_v2.0, whole genome shotgun sequence genome includes a window with the following:
- the GPC1 gene encoding glypican-1 isoform X2 — protein sequence MVEGLGAGGEHLRICPQGYTCCTSEMEENLANRSRAELETALLEGTRALQATLAAQQRGFDDHFQRLLNDSERALQEAFPGAFGELYTQNAKAFRDLYAELRLYYGGANLHLQETLAEFWARLLERLFRQLHPQLLLPDDYLDCLGKQAEPLRPFGEAPRELRLRATRAFVAARTFVQGLGVAGDVVRKVAKVPLSPECSRAVMKLVYCAHCLGVPGARPCPDYCRNVLKGCLANQADLDAEWRNLLDSMVLITDKFWGPSGAESVVGGVHYWLAEAINALQDNSDTLTAKVIQGCGNPKVNPQGPGAEEKWPRGKLALQERPPAGTLQKLVSEAKAQLRDAQDFWISLPGTLCSEKLAMSSASDERCWNGMAKGRYLPEVMGDGLANQINNPEVEVDITKPDMTIRQQIMQLKIMTNRLRGAYNGNDLDFQDASDDGSGSGSGEGCPDEMCGRKVGRKSASSRTPLTHALPGLSEREGQQTSAAAPPPPHASPLLLLGLALALPAAAPRGR from the exons ATGGTGGAGGGGCTTGGGGCCGGCG GCGAGCACCTGCGCATCTGCCCCCAGGGCTACACCTGCTGCACCAGTGAGATGGAGGAGAACCTTGCCAACCGCAGCCGCGCTGAGCTGGAGACAGCACTTCTGGAGGGCACCCGGGCGCTGCAGGCCACGCTGGCCGCCCAGCAGCGGGGCTTTGACG ATCACTTCCAGCGCCTTTTGAACGACTCGGAACGGGCGCTGCAGGAGGCCTTCCCGGGCGCCTTCGGAGAGCTGTACACGCAGAACGCCAAGGCCTTCCGCGACCTGTACGCCGAGCTGCGCCTCTACTACGGCGGCGCCAACCTGCACCTGCAGGAGACGCTGGCCGAGTTCTGGGCGCGCCTGCTCGAGCGCCTCTTCAGGCAGCTGCACCCGCAGCTGCTGCTGCCTGACGACTACCTGGACTGCCTGGGCAAGCAGGCCGAGCCGCTGCGGCCCTTCGGCGAGGCCCCCCGCGAGCTGCGCCTGCGCGCCACCCGCGCCTTCGTGGCGGCGCGCACCTTCGTGCAGGGCCTGGGCGTGGCCGGCGACGTGGTGCGCAAGGTGGCCAAG GTGCCCCTGAGCCCCGAGTGCTCGCGGGCCGTCATGAAGCTGGTGTACTGCGCCCACTGCCTTGGGGTGCCCGGCGCCCGGCCCTGCCCTGACTACTGCCGCAACGTGCTCAAGGGCTGCCTAGCCAACCAGGCCGACCTGGACGCAGAGTGGAGGAATCTTCTGG ACTCCATGGTGCTCATCACGGACAAGTTCTGGGGCCCGTCGGGTGCGGAGAGTGTCGTCGGCGGCGTGCACTACTGGCTGGCGGAGGCCATCAACGCCCTCCAGGACAACAGTGACACGCTCACAGCCAAG GTCATCCAGGGCTGCGGGAACCCCAAGGTGAACCCCCAGGGCCCCGGCGCTGAGGAGAAGTGGCCCCGGGGCAAGCTGGCGCTGCAGGAGAGGCCACCCGCGGGCACGCTGCAGAAGCTG GTCTCCGAAGCCAAGGCCCAGCTCCGAGACGCTCAGGACTTCTGGATCAGCCTCCCGGGGACGCTGTGCAGTGAGAAGCTGGCCATGAGCTCGGCCAGTGACGAACGCTGCTGGAACGGCATGGCCAAGGGCCG GTACCTCCCCGAGGTGATGGGTGATGGCTTGGCCAATCAGATCAACAACCCCGAGGTGGAGGTGGACATCACCAAGCCCGACATGACCATCCGCCAGCAGATCATGCAGCTGAAGATCATGACCAACCGCCTGCGCGGCGCCTATAATGGCAACGATCTGGACTTCCAGGACGCCA GCGACGACGGCAGCGGCTCGGGCAGCGGCGAGGGCTGCCCGGATGAGATGTGTGGCCGGAAGGTCGGCAGGAAGAGCGCCAGCTCGCGGACGCCGCTAACGCACGCCCTCCCGGGGCTGTCGGAGCGGGAGGGCCAGCAGACCTCAGCTGCGgcaccccccccgccccacgcCAGTCCTCTGCTGCTCCTGGGGCTCGCCCTGGCCCTTCCGGCAGCTGCGCCCCGGGGGCGGTAA
- the GPC1 gene encoding glypican-1 isoform X1 has protein sequence MELRARGWWLLYAAAVLVACARGDPASKSRSCGEVRQIYGAKGFSLSDVPQAEISGEHLRICPQGYTCCTSEMEENLANRSRAELETALLEGTRALQATLAAQQRGFDDHFQRLLNDSERALQEAFPGAFGELYTQNAKAFRDLYAELRLYYGGANLHLQETLAEFWARLLERLFRQLHPQLLLPDDYLDCLGKQAEPLRPFGEAPRELRLRATRAFVAARTFVQGLGVAGDVVRKVAKVPLSPECSRAVMKLVYCAHCLGVPGARPCPDYCRNVLKGCLANQADLDAEWRNLLDSMVLITDKFWGPSGAESVVGGVHYWLAEAINALQDNSDTLTAKVIQGCGNPKVNPQGPGAEEKWPRGKLALQERPPAGTLQKLVSEAKAQLRDAQDFWISLPGTLCSEKLAMSSASDERCWNGMAKGRYLPEVMGDGLANQINNPEVEVDITKPDMTIRQQIMQLKIMTNRLRGAYNGNDLDFQDASDDGSGSGSGEGCPDEMCGRKVGRKSASSRTPLTHALPGLSEREGQQTSAAAPPPPHASPLLLLGLALALPAAAPRGR, from the exons GCGAGCACCTGCGCATCTGCCCCCAGGGCTACACCTGCTGCACCAGTGAGATGGAGGAGAACCTTGCCAACCGCAGCCGCGCTGAGCTGGAGACAGCACTTCTGGAGGGCACCCGGGCGCTGCAGGCCACGCTGGCCGCCCAGCAGCGGGGCTTTGACG ATCACTTCCAGCGCCTTTTGAACGACTCGGAACGGGCGCTGCAGGAGGCCTTCCCGGGCGCCTTCGGAGAGCTGTACACGCAGAACGCCAAGGCCTTCCGCGACCTGTACGCCGAGCTGCGCCTCTACTACGGCGGCGCCAACCTGCACCTGCAGGAGACGCTGGCCGAGTTCTGGGCGCGCCTGCTCGAGCGCCTCTTCAGGCAGCTGCACCCGCAGCTGCTGCTGCCTGACGACTACCTGGACTGCCTGGGCAAGCAGGCCGAGCCGCTGCGGCCCTTCGGCGAGGCCCCCCGCGAGCTGCGCCTGCGCGCCACCCGCGCCTTCGTGGCGGCGCGCACCTTCGTGCAGGGCCTGGGCGTGGCCGGCGACGTGGTGCGCAAGGTGGCCAAG GTGCCCCTGAGCCCCGAGTGCTCGCGGGCCGTCATGAAGCTGGTGTACTGCGCCCACTGCCTTGGGGTGCCCGGCGCCCGGCCCTGCCCTGACTACTGCCGCAACGTGCTCAAGGGCTGCCTAGCCAACCAGGCCGACCTGGACGCAGAGTGGAGGAATCTTCTGG ACTCCATGGTGCTCATCACGGACAAGTTCTGGGGCCCGTCGGGTGCGGAGAGTGTCGTCGGCGGCGTGCACTACTGGCTGGCGGAGGCCATCAACGCCCTCCAGGACAACAGTGACACGCTCACAGCCAAG GTCATCCAGGGCTGCGGGAACCCCAAGGTGAACCCCCAGGGCCCCGGCGCTGAGGAGAAGTGGCCCCGGGGCAAGCTGGCGCTGCAGGAGAGGCCACCCGCGGGCACGCTGCAGAAGCTG GTCTCCGAAGCCAAGGCCCAGCTCCGAGACGCTCAGGACTTCTGGATCAGCCTCCCGGGGACGCTGTGCAGTGAGAAGCTGGCCATGAGCTCGGCCAGTGACGAACGCTGCTGGAACGGCATGGCCAAGGGCCG GTACCTCCCCGAGGTGATGGGTGATGGCTTGGCCAATCAGATCAACAACCCCGAGGTGGAGGTGGACATCACCAAGCCCGACATGACCATCCGCCAGCAGATCATGCAGCTGAAGATCATGACCAACCGCCTGCGCGGCGCCTATAATGGCAACGATCTGGACTTCCAGGACGCCA GCGACGACGGCAGCGGCTCGGGCAGCGGCGAGGGCTGCCCGGATGAGATGTGTGGCCGGAAGGTCGGCAGGAAGAGCGCCAGCTCGCGGACGCCGCTAACGCACGCCCTCCCGGGGCTGTCGGAGCGGGAGGGCCAGCAGACCTCAGCTGCGgcaccccccccgccccacgcCAGTCCTCTGCTGCTCCTGGGGCTCGCCCTGGCCCTTCCGGCAGCTGCGCCCCGGGGGCGGTAA